The region GCAAGAAGCAGagtgacagaaaacaaaaacatgcaatgAACCCAAGGCCTTAAAAGCAAAGCATTAAAGAAGGTTTTGAAACTTCTGTATCTTTTGTTATCCAGAAACTCTACTACCAAGCAACTTACTGCAGTATCCAGGCAGATTTTATACAGTCATGAGATTAAGGCAAAAGATTTTAGTCGCAGACACGCCTTTTTTAGTTTCTTTGCATTCTGCAGGCATGCCACAGCAAAGCTAACATGAGGCAAGGCAACACTGTAGAGTGAAGAAAACAAACTGCAGAAAGATCCAGTAGTGCAGAGAGGAACATGGAAAGAGCTTGATCatctattcatatttttatttgggTTTGTAGGAACTCTACATCACTGCACTCGTATAACACTGTCAGACTCACGAGGGACAgattcaaaaaatatatagatcGTTTTATTATGCCACGTAGTACTATTCCTtgagtctataaaatgtctagAAATAGGGAGTACTGGTAATACTCGTCACAGTTTTTCCAGAGATCAAAGTGACGTCCgtccaaaacccaaaagatatttaattcacaatgatataaaacaaatcATCACATTAGAGGAGCTGGAGCCACAGACTGGTTAGCATTTTTGGTTGAGAAAATACTTGAATATGGCTGAAACTAACTATTTTCATTCCTGAaaaatctgctgattattttctttataaataaattaatagtttggtccataaaatgtcagCAAACATCATTTAGCTCGTTACAAATTATACCAATTTAGCTTATAAAGTCTATTCTAAACAGTATTCAGCAAATAAATATCAAAGATATAGCAAAGTGGCCAATCATCTCATGCCATCAAGGAGGACTAATGAGGGTGTGTAAGTACCATCATTCAAACTCCCTTCCTCGAACAAAACCCACAGATGGAAACCCATCTACCGTACCACCACCAGCATTAACAATAAACCCCCATGGTCTCAGGTTGTGAGTATGGATCAGATAGCAAGCAGAGGAGCATTCAGCAGCGAGCCGCAGGCATGTGTGTTAGCTGACAGAGGAACACAGCAGGCACACACAGATGGAGACATGCCAGAGCTCTTACTTAAATCCCCAGCCAGTTCCCCCCAGGACTATTGCTGCCACCAGAATTGCACCAGCAACCGAACCTATTATAATATTGGTACCACTGGGACCTGTGGGAGTAATGGAGTCAACCAGTGAGGGGgaaaaataagaaagaaaaacatgtgaGAGTGCCAAAAATTTGAAATACTTTccgttctctttttttaaaatgttttgtatctCTGTCGAGCATCAAAAAGTAGTTTAGAGCTGTGAAAGCTAGATTCCTAGGTGGTAAATGATCCTTCAGCCCCATGTCCTGCACCATTTATATAGAATACTGTCAACTAGACAAAAGATACAGTGGAATACCCCTTTAAAGATGCACAACAAGTGACTTGTGCAACAGCAGCCTGCAAATTGCCAAACATGATGCTCATTTTGCAAGTTGTAAATTCATGTTTCTTCATATTGTTGTAATTTTTCATTAATATGCTGTTTGTTTAATTCTGCTTTAATgctttatatttatgtattttttttaatttattttgtgtctcactaaattcTTTAACATGCTGTAATTCATATATTTAAACCATTTTCATTCACATAtttctattttgtattttaaatgttcttaGAGTTGCTAATGAGATGTAATAAATAGAAGTGATTTCTACTTTTGCTGCTATTTGCACTACAACCACCCAGAAGCCTTAGGGCATTGTTCAAGTTTCATTTAAATCAGATTCAGTGTGCCATGTAAATATTAGTGTAACCTACAAAAGAATTACAATTATTATCTAGTAATTTaacgttatttattttataaaagatcacttttggggcattttcagcctttatttcaATAGGACAGctaggggaatgacatgcagcaaagggccgcaggacagagttgaacccgggcccgctgtgtCAAGGAGTaagcctctatatatgggcgcccgctctaccaactgagctatccaggcgcccagcgttatttgtttattattattattattatagtgtttatttgttttgggggGAAACATGAGGAAACaaattgcttttgttttgttcatatttttcTGTCACAGCAGGTTATTTTACAGAGGTGCGGAGTAACTGTACTGTGGCTGTGTGATAAAAGGACTATGTGGAGGCAAACTGCTCAGTGTAGTtacctctgtgtttctctgggCCCTCTGGCGGGGTGGGGATGGGGATCGGGTCAAACACGCTACAGTCCTTCCCAGTGTAGCCTGGATCACAGATACACTTCACCTCGTTGCTGCAAGTCTGCGAGACGGAGAGGAGAAACTTGAGTGGACGCATTCAATATCTTATTTACTACCCACAAAGCTTTGTTTCCACCAGCAAAATTTAGACAGCAGTGACAGACTCACCCCGTGGTGGGAGCAGATGCGTGAAGTCGAGGAGCCCGGGCAGGTGCTGAggttaaaggtggtgacggggAGACAGCGACGCTCCAAACACATCATGTTTGGCCCACATGGCGTCCCGTCCTCCACGTAGCCCATATCCAAGCCATCATCCAGCACTGCATGGCCGCCCCTGCAGGTCAGGTGGTCACATAAAATCATCactcatttgttttttatagactgatagacattttatagactgtaCTTTGCTgagataaagcctgacatccggccaTCTCCCCCCCTTCCGCTATCTTCTATATCTATTTTGCAGGGGCACCATCGCTGCATCCGGGGCTCAGTGCCGCCGAGGGCagttgcgattggtttaaagaaatacaaacgagccagagcttttatttttcctccctatcccagaatagataagtggtgtagccagaccatactccagcgctgacacagctACGTCTGCCAATGCCAGACTACTCTCTGTGTgactacaaaaacaaacaacaaaaatgcaaatCCACAAATTCTGTCATCTTTCCCACATGTAGTAAACCAGATTTGGTTAAGCAGCCTACTGTATTTGTTTAATCCTTCAAATTGTTGTTGAAACCAGCCAAGCTGCCAGAGATAAGCTTCCTCACCTGCAGTCCATGTATCTGTTCTGATGGTGGATGGTCAGACTGGTGAGCCTCCCCTGCAGTTCACCAAACCTTGGCCTATCTGTCAGATTGGTGCACAGCAGCAAACCGCACAGGACGTCTCTGATGGAGACAATGGAGGgggaaattttttttaataataacaaaaaactcAACTCAAATTAGATTTTATAAAGCAAAACAACATGTGTATGTGCTATCAAAATTTATTTTATGAAGCCATGCTGTTTGCACTCACTGCTTGTTGCACTGCACCCATCCCTGACCGCTGGAGTCCGGTCCACAGTTTCCTTTCTCTGTGCCCTCAGAGTTCAGCTTTTCATAGCAGAACCTGTCAGCTGAGTCTGACAAGAGAGAACACAGTCTTTGCACGACAACCCATGGCCTTGCTTTCATTGTTACGAAGCTCTTCTCAGAAAATAGAAAAGTCTGAAAATGTGAGCCACGAACTTTTAACCATCAAAGGCCAATGCAACACGGAGATATAAAGCTCAATATCCAATCCAAACCTACTGTAGCCCCACAGCGTCCTGCACTGGCCATCTCTGGTCTTACAGCGGCCTCCATAACACCGACCCTGAGGAGGAGGACagacaaaaagataaatatatttttattaaatttaactaattacatttattcaattaattaattaaatagaaATACTTCACCTGTCCAGCATCACACATGTAGCCATCCAGTTTGTGGACGTTATGAGGACACTGCAAGAGAGAGAACATTCTCCGTCAGTTCAACATCACGGTGGGTTTCAGATGTTTGGATTCTGTAAGGATCTTGataaatgtacatgtgtgtctgGGGCctcttttacctggctggagtCTCCCATGCAGTTCTCAGGGATGTCACAGTCGTTAACAGCGTCACGGCACGTCACCCCTCTCAGCTCGTACTGTCACAAACAACAATAGAAGACGACGgaaggaaaaagagaaggaTGTAGGGGATGGAACAGAGCAAGTGAGAGTATATAGAAACAGTGACAAACTATCCAGTTAAAGTGATGTATTAAAGCAGCTCACCTTGCAGTCCCTGCAGCAGAGCCCGTTGCTGCACATGGCATTGTGGGTAAGGGTGCACTTCTTACAGCAGTTGGCTCCACTCCGTGCACACTCCTATGGGTGAGAGATGTTTATAGTACATCTGTAGATCACGAGTGTCAGGGTGTTTTGAACACACAACTGACTACACTTACAATCCAACTACAATCCGACATACTGCAAAGACAGGGGTTGTGAGATAAACGTAGTCCCCAGTAGAGTTCACAGTTTAGCTGTTTGTTAAATAAATTCCTATAAAAATTACTCAACCTTTGACGGGATAACAAACTACCAGGCTTAAGGCTAAAAGGGTGATTAAATCAATGGGTTAAAATCAGTCCTTAAACTCTTTGTGTATAAGACAAACAATAATAAAGTAGTTAATTCAAATGTGCTCACCACTAGTGATCCACAGTCACATTCCTCTCCCAGCTCCACATATCCATTCCCACACTCGGGTGGGTCTAACAACTAcgaggggaggggtggggggaggaGATATATGCAAGGTAACCATAGAGTCAAACAATGCACATCACCAGAAGAGACAATGAAAATACATTCAAACcaatttaatatatatttatacacagaaaaaaaaaataataataaataaataataaaatatatatatatatatatatatatatatatatatatatatatatatatatatatatatatatatatgtatatgtgtgtgtgtgtgtgtgtgtgtgtgtgtgtgtgtgtgttattttggaGATGATTAAGATTTGCTCTGTATTGTGGATTTGGAAACACAGGTCTTTAAGGTAAGCGGAGTTGCTTTGTTTGTTGATaatggaacaaaaaaaatgatgtcaAGAGTTAAGGGAGCAAATGAAAGAGATAGCAGAAGCCTCAGCGTGATCTATCGATGTGATTAAACCCCCCAGCAGAGCCTCTCTGATGATGACTGACCATCTCTCACCTTGCTGGGCTTGTTGAAGAGACAGCTGCCTCCTCCCTGTTGGAGGAAGCGCAGGTACTCGTCTATACTGCAGCGAGAGAACTTCCTGGGCAGGTAGTAACTAAGTGATACAAAAACAAGTACAGAAATCACTCACTGTTACATTTGTTGGATGAATTTGAAATATTGTTTAAACCATTcaaaagtgtgaaataaatgtgtcaACTTAAATATTGTTAATATCATCCAAATAAAGATGGAGTTGGGTACTTTGAGTCTTTGACAAGCTACATTAATATGCTTTAGATGCTTTACTGAGAcatatttcacacacaaaaagtgaCGGGGTAGATTATGTCCATCTTAGTTTACACAGAAttctattttttaattttgagaATTATTTCTTAATGTACTATTCATTTATTGTAACTTAAAAAGTGCATACCCTGTGTCCTCCATGATACAGCCCAGCCATGGGTCTGGACACCTGCAGtctcctggacacacacacacaaaacatttctgTGGTCAAGACTGCACTGAACTAAACATTTTTGAGCAACTCTGTGACCACTTGAGGGAGCTGTTAGTACAGCAGAGGtggagtgttttcttttctcagaGATATATTTACAAGTAATACAAGCAGCACGTTCTCAGTGGAAAAATCGGTAAAAATAGGTTCACACCACTTGTTTGGTCAGGGAATTAGCAAAAGACAGATTTTAGATATAACAGGGCAATACAAATTAGAAGTGTATCTTACTTTGCTGAAATAACCAAATATTGcaggaataaaaaataaataaaaaaaagaaggaaaaaagcgTATGTATATAGATGTATGGTGGACACCAGTATGTAAAGTAAAAACCTTGTATGGCAAATTCCCTTTTAACGCTGCTGTGTTTCTGAATCGTGTCAAGAGAGATTGTCCTCCCATGAATGCTTGTGTAAGATCTCCACCGATGTCTTCAGTGTACGTTAGTCTCACCTGCAGCCAGTCGCTCTTTGTTTCTCAGCATGCCAATGTTCTGGCCAAGACTCTGGCTCAGTGTGATGGCCATAGGGCCCACACTGCCAAACTGAAGACACACATAACAATTGAGTTAATGACAACAACTAGAAGGAAAAGAAACTAAACCGGCCTGATACAAACTCATGAAAACGAATTATTTCAATGAATACACAATTTTCATGAAGTTCATTGGACAAACACCATGTTTTGTAGCCAGTCTCTGTAATCTATACAGTGTAAGGGAACAAGTCTCACCTCATTGATGCCTCCACCCCTAATGACTGAGCAGATGCCCCCGATGTAGGCCGCCTCACTGCGGCTGCTCATGAACGTCCTCCCACTGTAGTAACGACAGGGAGACCTTTATAATAATAGgcacagcaggaggaggagaagacaaaggagaagaaggaacagatggaggaagaagaggaggaggagaaagagaagattGGGGTGGTGGAGGGGGAGAAGGAAAAAGACGAGGAGACAGAAGAAGACAGAGGAGAAAAAGACGAAGAagagggagatggaggaggataTACAATCAGGAGATCGAACCCACGAGAAGAGGTGAACGGTGTCGCAGCGTTCCTTGATGCTCTCCTTCCTGTACTTCATGAAGTCGCGCAGGGTGAGCAAGGCGTCGTCGCCCACAGAGACCCTGTTTTCAGAAGACCAGGTTTCCATGGCCACCAGGACGATGCGAGTGTTGAGCTGCTCCTTGTAGATCTGGAAACATCAAATGGGTCATCTTTTGTCTCTTGTTTTCAGTGCCATCGTTCCTCAAAACAATTGGAGCAAAAACTGATTAAAGAGATTACAATAGAAACAATTGacagaacaataaataaatatgaaaagaaaTTCTGGACTGCAGCTTAAACATGCAAGTGTGAAAGTGAATATTATAGTGATCAGAAATGTGTTCTTGGAGGATAACAGCACTCTGAATGACCTCAACAGCCaagaaatgaaatacaaat is a window of Sander vitreus isolate 19-12246 chromosome 21, sanVit1, whole genome shotgun sequence DNA encoding:
- the adam11 gene encoding disintegrin and metalloproteinase domain-containing protein 11 isoform X2 codes for the protein MLSVRCLLFAAVCARCAVTGLRKRVSVEERLPPAEELVQPKRLLQQIYSQEELLHSRLDTRVKNYTAGAQPLHLAQSSFLVEAFGISFILDLELNHNLLSTDYLERHYDEDGHLSQNMGGEHCYYHGHVRGLPGSWAALSTCHGLRGMFSDGNFSYGIEPVAIGEEQNDHIVYRMPDIDLFPPPCPGCSVNSTKHVHVEGDGELRDGDDEEEKPIFTEGLRRSKRQVRRGQRTVQTETKFIELMVVNDHELFVQLRRSSTQTKNFAKAVVNMADAIYKEQLNTRIVLVAMETWSSENRVSVGDDALLTLRDFMKYRKESIKERCDTVHLFSGRTFMSSRSEAAYIGGICSVIRGGGINEFGSVGPMAITLSQSLGQNIGMLRNKERLAAGDCRCPDPWLGCIMEDTGYYLPRKFSRCSIDEYLRFLQQGGGSCLFNKPSKLLDPPECGNGYVELGEECDCGSLVECARSGANCCKKCTLTHNAMCSNGLCCRDCKYELRGVTCRDAVNDCDIPENCMGDSSQCPHNVHKLDGYMCDAGQGRCYGGRCKTRDGQCRTLWGYNSADRFCYEKLNSEGTEKGNCGPDSSGQGWVQCNKQDVLCGLLLCTNLTDRPRFGELQGRLTSLTIHHQNRYMDCRGGHAVLDDGLDMGYVEDGTPCGPNMMCLERRCLPVTTFNLSTCPGSSTSRICSHHGTCSNEVKCICDPGYTGKDCSVFDPIPIPTPPEGPEKHRGPSGTNIIIGSVAGAILVAAIVLGGTGWGFKNIRRGRYDPAFQ
- the adam11 gene encoding disintegrin and metalloproteinase domain-containing protein 11 isoform X1; its protein translation is MLSVRCLLFAAVCARCAVTGLRKRVSVEERLPPAEELVQPKRLLQQIYSQEELLHSRLDTRVKNYTAGAQPLHLAQSSFLVEAFGISFILDLELNHNLLSTDYLERHYDEDGHLSQNMGGEHCYYHGHVRGLPGSWAALSTCHGLRGMFSDGNFSYGIEPVAIGEEQNDHIVYRMPDIDLFPPPCPGCSVNSTKHVHVEGDGELRDGDDEEEKPIFTEGLRRSKRQVRRGQRTVQTETKFIELMVVNDHELFVQLRRSSTQTKNFAKAVVNMADAIYKEQLNTRIVLVAMETWSSENRVSVGDDALLTLRDFMKYRKESIKERCDTVHLFSGRTFMSSRSEAAYIGGICSVIRGGGINEFGSVGPMAITLSQSLGQNIGMLRNKERLAAGDCRCPDPWLGCIMEDTGYYLPRKFSRCSIDEYLRFLQQGGGSCLFNKPSKLLDPPECGNGYVELGEECDCGSLVECARSGANCCKKCTLTHNAMCSNGLCCRDCKYELRGVTCRDAVNDCDIPENCMGDSSQCPHNVHKLDGYMCDAGQGRCYGGRCKTRDGQCRTLWGYNSADRFCYEKLNSEGTEKGNCGPDSSGQGWVQCNKQDVLCGLLLCTNLTDRPRFGELQGRLTSLTIHHQNRYMDCRGGHAVLDDGLDMGYVEDGTPCGPNMMCLERRCLPVTTFNLSTCPGSSTSRICSHHGTCSNEVKCICDPGYTGKDCSVFDPIPIPTPPEGPEKHRETSEEEGTILPFSDDPENVLIMNHCSLCQQNAICFIRILCFFSAEHLKDISKPTHIYPSSALWPFFSSFKHFFLSNVNL